In Patescibacteria group bacterium, a single window of DNA contains:
- a CDS encoding PEP-utilizing enzyme: MNKKIHPRNYNFFWLVYNATYFFISCFLTSNYLKRDFIVIYQNGNYKLYASKEETGRLAKYGLLFFRRNFNDYKKKVNGIIKEAKTVFKLNKTKNFSNFSDREIRVDFLRAVGFAQRALDLYWFTEYFLYDEIERRVKQAPSQNKLLVKRVKEMQELKYELRKSVINRISFLGDDYFFKNYLDEIEKRAGRRDLASLHCKEIADLLKGKTVDKVNRRDCILGKFNNWQPITGKKALAIIKLFSKDLDKKQKSNFLKGQVANPGRYKGRVRLINFDQGAGLSREVAKFKEGEVLVTGSTIPQMILACRKAGAIITEEGGITSHAAIVSRELNKPCVIATKIATQVLKNGDMVEVDADKGIVKIIKNNK, encoded by the coding sequence ATGAATAAGAAAATACATCCCAGGAATTATAATTTTTTTTGGTTAGTTTATAATGCTACCTATTTTTTTATTTCCTGTTTTTTAACTTCTAATTATTTAAAACGAGATTTTATCGTTATTTATCAAAACGGGAATTACAAACTTTATGCTTCCAAGGAAGAAACCGGCCGTTTGGCGAAATATGGCTTATTGTTTTTCAGGAGAAATTTCAATGATTATAAGAAAAAGGTTAATGGGATAATTAAAGAAGCAAAGACGGTTTTTAAGTTAAATAAAACTAAAAATTTTTCTAACTTTTCCGACCGTGAGATCAGGGTAGATTTTTTAAGAGCTGTGGGGTTTGCCCAAAGGGCTTTAGATCTTTATTGGTTTACGGAATATTTTCTTTACGATGAGATTGAAAGAAGGGTTAAGCAGGCTCCTTCCCAAAACAAGCTTCTAGTAAAAAGAGTCAAGGAAATGCAGGAATTAAAATATGAGCTTAGAAAATCAGTTATTAATAGAATTTCTTTTCTCGGAGATGATTATTTTTTTAAAAATTATCTTGATGAGATTGAAAAACGCGCAGGCAGAAGAGATTTGGCCAGCCTTCATTGCAAAGAGATAGCTGACTTATTGAAAGGCAAAACCGTGGATAAAGTAAATCGGAGAGATTGCATTCTGGGAAAATTTAATAATTGGCAGCCGATTACCGGAAAAAAGGCCTTGGCGATAATTAAATTATTTTCCAAAGATTTAGACAAAAAACAGAAGAGTAATTTTTTAAAAGGCCAGGTAGCCAATCCGGGGCGCTATAAGGGGCGAGTGAGGTTAATAAATTTTGACCAAGGGGCTGGTTTATCTCGGGAAGTGGCCAAGTTCAAAGAGGGTGAGGTTTTAGTAACCGGTTCAACTATTCCCCAGATGATTTTGGCGTGCCGGAAAGCCGGAGCCATAATAACAGAGGAGGGCGGCATAACTTCGCACGCGGCGATTGTTTCCCGCGAATTGAATAAACCCTGTGTTATAGCCACTAAAATAGCCACGCAGGTTTTAAAGAACGGAGACATGGTTGAGGTAGATGCCGACAAAGGGATTGTAAAAATTATAAAAAATAATAAATAG